Proteins from one Pseudodesulfovibrio sp. JC047 genomic window:
- a CDS encoding CBS domain-containing protein — translation MSKKTPKLSAPIVITGHANADFDALAAMVAASKLYPDAVLIFPGSQETNLRNFFIESTIYLFNFKAFKDIDPTSVELLVVVDTRQRSRIPHVRPVLDNPNLRIHVYDHHPDSEEDLPAEKSVVRSWGATTSIIVDEIRKQGLSVNREEATLLGLGIYEDTGSFAFNTTTPHDFEAAGWLKMQGMDIEAVSELLTRELSAAQVTYLGDLLKNATTYDIHGVDVIITEISTDRFVPDFALLVHKLMDMEKIKVVFALGRMADRIHVVARSRNPDVNVGQICSSLGGGGHEAAASATVKDKTLAELRDDLFALFYSQINPQIVVEGLMSRPPVVIGSDKNIADAVELMTRYGLKDVPVVETETMECVGIMGHKIADKALSHHLGQVSLCEYMTRSFDTVEVKTDLYRVMEIILSNRQRMLPVVDNKVLVGVITRTDLMNMLIDEPARIPDSLLPDRRRERSIVGQVRNRLPQKMLELLKTAGELGLSLGWEIYAVGGFVRDILLGRPNFDLDLVVEGDGIAFARKFASLAGGRVKAHSKFKTAVVILDDGQRVDVATARLEYYEYPAALPTVELSSIKMDLYRRDFTVNALALRINPGKFGQLVDFFGAERDLKNRTIRVLHSLSFVEDPTRILRAIRFERRFDFRIGGQTMRLIKNALNLELFSKLSGTRVMHELQWIMNEDDPLACFVRMQELGIMAAIHPLLKLTRDRVQILTELGKVHSWYKLLYLEPEVTPWKLYILGMTLGIKHKDIEQITTRLHFTKKEERDFIQLRDMIGDALMKLMSWREGSSKLSQLYTILHPLPVEGVLFLMARSQKEHIRRHISQYLARLRYIEIDVDGKDLLKMGLEPGPIYALILDALMCARIDNQVETYEEQLAFAQKRYEDYRTEEQNSTEK, via the coding sequence ATGAGTAAAAAAACACCGAAATTGTCCGCACCAATCGTCATCACAGGACATGCCAATGCGGATTTTGACGCTTTGGCCGCGATGGTCGCCGCGAGTAAATTATATCCTGATGCCGTGCTTATTTTTCCAGGCAGTCAGGAAACAAATCTCCGGAATTTTTTCATTGAAAGCACAATATATCTTTTTAATTTCAAGGCGTTCAAGGACATTGATCCTACGTCTGTGGAATTGCTCGTCGTGGTGGATACCCGACAGCGTTCGCGGATTCCGCATGTTCGTCCCGTGCTGGATAATCCCAATTTGCGTATTCATGTCTATGACCACCATCCTGACAGTGAAGAAGATTTGCCTGCGGAAAAAAGTGTGGTCAGATCGTGGGGAGCGACAACGTCAATCATCGTGGACGAGATTCGGAAACAGGGATTATCGGTCAATCGAGAGGAAGCCACCCTCCTCGGTCTTGGCATATATGAAGACACCGGGTCTTTTGCGTTCAATACCACGACCCCGCATGACTTTGAGGCCGCAGGCTGGCTCAAGATGCAGGGAATGGATATCGAGGCAGTCTCAGAACTCCTGACTCGGGAACTGTCTGCCGCACAAGTCACGTATCTCGGCGATTTGCTCAAAAATGCAACGACGTATGATATCCATGGTGTTGACGTTATCATCACTGAAATTTCCACCGACCGTTTCGTCCCGGATTTTGCCTTGTTGGTGCATAAATTGATGGACATGGAAAAAATCAAGGTGGTTTTCGCTCTGGGCCGTATGGCTGATCGGATTCATGTGGTCGCTCGGTCAAGAAATCCTGACGTGAACGTCGGACAGATCTGTTCTTCGCTTGGAGGTGGCGGCCATGAAGCTGCGGCTTCGGCCACAGTGAAAGACAAGACTCTGGCCGAATTGCGGGATGATCTGTTTGCCCTGTTCTATTCCCAGATTAATCCGCAAATCGTGGTCGAGGGGCTGATGTCCCGCCCTCCTGTTGTTATCGGCAGTGACAAAAATATCGCGGATGCCGTGGAGCTGATGACCCGGTATGGATTGAAAGATGTCCCGGTCGTGGAGACCGAGACCATGGAATGTGTTGGTATTATGGGACACAAGATCGCAGACAAGGCTCTTTCGCATCATTTGGGACAGGTGAGCCTGTGTGAATACATGACCCGGTCCTTTGATACCGTCGAAGTGAAGACGGATTTGTACCGTGTCATGGAGATCATTTTGAGCAATCGACAGCGAATGTTGCCTGTCGTTGATAATAAGGTATTGGTTGGAGTCATCACTCGAACAGATTTGATGAACATGCTGATTGATGAACCGGCTCGTATCCCGGATTCGTTGTTGCCGGACCGACGTCGAGAACGCAGTATCGTGGGGCAAGTGCGAAATCGTCTTCCACAAAAAATGCTTGAACTTTTAAAGACTGCGGGAGAACTTGGACTCAGTCTGGGCTGGGAAATATACGCTGTGGGCGGGTTTGTTCGCGATATCCTTTTGGGTCGGCCCAATTTTGATCTTGATCTGGTGGTTGAAGGCGATGGTATCGCCTTTGCCCGCAAATTTGCCAGTCTTGCAGGAGGTCGGGTCAAGGCGCATTCCAAATTCAAGACCGCCGTGGTCATTCTTGATGACGGTCAACGGGTGGATGTGGCGACCGCTCGGCTTGAATATTATGAATACCCAGCCGCATTGCCAACTGTGGAGCTGTCATCCATCAAGATGGATTTGTATCGACGCGATTTTACTGTCAACGCCTTGGCTCTGCGGATCAATCCTGGAAAATTTGGACAACTCGTTGATTTTTTCGGCGCAGAACGGGATTTGAAAAACCGAACCATCCGCGTGTTGCATTCATTGAGTTTTGTCGAAGACCCCACACGAATTTTGCGGGCTATTCGATTTGAACGCCGTTTTGATTTTCGCATTGGCGGACAGACCATGCGGCTGATAAAAAATGCGCTCAATCTGGAGCTGTTCAGCAAATTGTCTGGCACCAGAGTCATGCATGAATTGCAGTGGATCATGAATGAAGATGACCCGCTCGCCTGTTTTGTCAGGATGCAGGAGCTGGGGATCATGGCCGCCATTCATCCGCTCCTCAAATTGACCCGAGATCGGGTCCAGATTCTGACGGAATTGGGTAAGGTCCATAGTTGGTACAAGTTGTTGTATCTGGAACCGGAAGTGACGCCGTGGAAACTGTACATTCTCGGCATGACATTGGGGATCAAACACAAGGATATCGAGCAGATCACGACCCGTTTGCATTTTACCAAAAAGGAAGAGCGAGATTTTATTCAGTTGCGTGATATGATCGGCGACGCCCTGATGAAGCTTATGAGTTGGCGTGAAGGCTCATCTAAACTCAGTCAGTTGTATACCATCCTGCACCCGCTTCCCGTGGAAGGCGTGTTGTTTCTCATGGCACGGAGTCAAAAGGAACATATCCGCCGCCATATTTCACAATATCTCGCTCGGTTGCGGTATATCGAGATTGATGTCGACGGTAAAGATTTGCTAAAGATGGGGCTTGAGCCAGGTCCTATTTATGCCTTAATTCTTGATGCGCTCATGTGTGCCAGGATAGACAATCAGGTCGAGACCTATGAAGAACAGTTGGCCTTTGCTCAAAAAAGGTATGAAGATTACCGTACCGAGGAACAGAATTCTACTGAAAAATGA
- a CDS encoding HIT domain-containing protein, producing the protein MDVLWAPWRLNYILGPKPDECVFCIPDDSSEDEERYILARGKHCFVIMNKFPYNNGHLMVTPYRHVSHLTDLTLEESNDCMLWLRHCTAVLETIFNPQGINMGLNLGEAAGAGIAQHLHFQIVPRWNGDASFMAVFGETTVIPEHLNSTYSKLKPLFDEITA; encoded by the coding sequence GTGGACGTGTTGTGGGCGCCGTGGCGTCTGAATTACATACTTGGACCCAAGCCGGATGAATGTGTTTTTTGTATTCCAGACGATTCGTCTGAAGATGAAGAACGATATATTCTGGCGCGAGGAAAACACTGTTTTGTCATCATGAACAAATTCCCGTATAACAATGGGCATCTCATGGTAACGCCATACCGGCATGTCAGTCATTTGACGGATTTGACGCTTGAAGAATCCAATGATTGTATGTTGTGGCTCAGGCATTGTACAGCTGTCCTCGAGACAATTTTCAACCCTCAGGGAATAAATATGGGACTGAATCTGGGAGAGGCGGCAGGTGCTGGAATCGCTCAGCATTTGCATTTTCAGATAGTTCCTCGGTGGAATGGAGATGCTTCATTCATGGCTGTTTTCGGGGAAACGACGGTTATCCCGGAGCACTTGAATTCAACTTACAGCAAACTCAAGCCGCTATTTGATGAAATAACTGCTTAA
- a CDS encoding LapA family protein, with protein sequence MRFIKVLFLLALFVFSILFFSQNIEVLQQELTLILDIPYVVTLHSIPLPFSVLILLAFVVGSLLTMVYFIIDKFRSGSKLKECRTRMSSLEQELNSLRNLPISADQPYSENEEDK encoded by the coding sequence ATGCGTTTTATCAAAGTCCTGTTTCTGTTGGCTCTTTTTGTTTTTTCCATTCTTTTCTTCAGTCAAAACATAGAAGTGTTACAGCAGGAATTAACGTTGATTTTAGACATACCGTATGTTGTGACGTTGCATTCCATCCCCCTGCCTTTTAGTGTCTTGATCCTGTTGGCTTTTGTGGTAGGGTCTCTGTTGACCATGGTCTATTTCATTATTGATAAATTCCGTTCAGGCTCAAAGCTCAAAGAGTGTCGGACCCGTATGTCGAGCCTGGAGCAGGAATTGAATTCCCTGCGGAATCTGCCCATCAGTGCCGATCAGCCGTATTCTGAAAACGAAGAAGACAAATAA
- a CDS encoding tetratricopeptide repeat protein codes for MSWQLFKRKKVATFDKNFKAAREAGGGVSLPVQDTRAAIEELSQVVKNDPEAVEIYLALGSLYRSQGEIERAIQIRNSLIVRPGLDRKFKARAWFELGRDFRRAGFLDRAEKAFQEARSHGQDPTAIHKEVARLAAERGDFEKAAESYGQLNLPLPQAHYLVRLALDRFADGNNSQAHRALRHAIRAYPGAVEAWLEQIVQAYKTGNATKVADILGQGLERVAPDLRFVLFEGLFLSVRRAEKAKESSLGEDHEWSRVCPDEKLVHAILPVIERQDPDILLLYYGAMFLLRIEEFEDAQDWLEKALMLLPDFWMARLELFELSRADQTLTPFYKEQLTFFIHRARNVRRFVCRRCGLKRDQLFFNCPRCRSWHSIAFRTDISE; via the coding sequence ATGAGTTGGCAGCTTTTTAAACGCAAAAAGGTCGCAACCTTTGACAAGAATTTCAAAGCAGCACGTGAAGCTGGCGGAGGTGTCTCTCTGCCGGTTCAAGACACCCGTGCGGCGATTGAAGAGCTCAGTCAGGTTGTTAAAAATGACCCTGAAGCGGTTGAGATTTACCTTGCACTCGGCAGTTTGTACCGCTCGCAAGGAGAAATCGAGCGTGCCATCCAGATTCGAAACAGTCTTATTGTCAGGCCTGGTCTTGATCGAAAGTTCAAGGCCAGAGCCTGGTTTGAATTAGGCCGGGATTTCAGGCGTGCCGGATTTTTGGATCGGGCGGAAAAAGCCTTTCAGGAAGCGCGTTCTCATGGGCAGGATCCTACGGCGATCCACAAGGAAGTGGCCCGGTTGGCCGCTGAACGTGGTGATTTTGAAAAGGCGGCCGAGTCCTATGGTCAATTGAATCTGCCCTTGCCTCAGGCCCATTATCTTGTCCGACTCGCACTTGACCGTTTTGCCGATGGCAATAACTCTCAGGCACATCGAGCCTTGCGTCACGCGATTCGTGCGTATCCCGGTGCTGTCGAGGCGTGGCTGGAACAAATTGTTCAGGCGTATAAAACCGGCAACGCTACAAAGGTTGCGGACATCCTTGGTCAGGGATTGGAACGGGTCGCTCCTGATTTGCGGTTTGTCCTTTTTGAAGGTCTGTTCCTCTCGGTTCGACGAGCGGAAAAGGCCAAGGAATCATCACTCGGCGAAGATCATGAGTGGTCTCGAGTGTGCCCTGATGAAAAGTTGGTCCATGCGATTCTCCCTGTCATAGAAAGGCAGGATCCGGATATCCTTCTTTTGTATTACGGAGCCATGTTCCTGCTCCGTATTGAAGAATTTGAAGACGCCCAGGATTGGTTGGAAAAGGCATTGATGCTATTGCCAGATTTTTGGATGGCTCGACTTGAGTTGTTTGAATTGTCCCGGGCTGACCAGACATTGACGCCGTTCTATAAAGAACAATTGACTTTCTTCATTCACCGCGCGCGGAACGTCCGTCGTTTTGTCTGCCGTCGGTGTGGCTTGAAGAGAGACCAATTATTCTTCAACTGTCCCCGTTGTCGAAGCTGGCATTCCATTGCGTTTCGCACGGACATTTCCGAATAA